A single genomic interval of Chitinophaga sp. 180180018-3 harbors:
- a CDS encoding sugar-binding domain-containing protein, whose amino-acid sequence MKNIHRSLLTALLSSVVSGLFAQTDYRMQPVAIQSRWAKEVSPQNALTAYPRPQLVRENWQNLNGMWDYAITSAAASQPSSFEGRILVPFPLESALSGVKRLLQPDQRLWYRRSFQITPAAGEKVLLHFGAVDWQAQVFINGKEAGAHTGGYTAFTLDITPVLKTGENVLVLKVYDPSDKGIGPHGKQVLNPADIYYTPSSGIWQTVWLERVPADYISDFDMVPDIDKGVLHLTVNAPAGYEVTAIAQKDGNAVAESKGKTKAPLQLKLNNPELWSPGHPFLYDLTIRLRKGNKVVDEVKSYFGMRKIAVAKDEKGVDRIFLNNKPYFNLGTLDQGFWPDGLYTAPTDEALAFDIRAIRGMGFNTIRKHIKVEPDRWYYWADKLGILVWQDMVSPNHHLPEGAKAVFEQQCRETIAQLRNHPCVTTWVLFNEKWGQFDQQRLTEWIKRTDPSRLVNGHSGEFLYVNDRLRSPSPNAYVGADMTDVHSYPNPMNAIRMPGKARVLGEFGGIGVFIPEHQWNTSSAWGYIQEKPGALKAKYAVMNQHLQLLQRQGLSASIYTQPFDVEGEQNGLLTYDREVIKIPFAEIRKIHAPLNPDMGEAPELSVRDADLTDPVAQYSDMLQQYIDGKRTPDFLKELAMRAIQAGDKEGAATVGNDYVALMKAPYSEDDLRYVMLVTGRVSDTGFSIISNNREAIDKAMGPRQSTIKMMNVIYQDLIAPGIPERGADPDWESIGSLVKPYGAPGEEIFLRAKTIFLLNKQDKAGFRPVAKEYLDKYGQFVKLDEKKKLEEFMN is encoded by the coding sequence ATGAAAAACATCCATCGGTCGCTGCTGACCGCTTTACTGAGTAGTGTTGTCTCCGGTTTATTTGCGCAAACAGATTACCGCATGCAACCTGTTGCGATTCAGTCGCGCTGGGCTAAAGAAGTAAGCCCGCAAAATGCGTTGACTGCTTACCCGCGCCCGCAGCTGGTGCGTGAAAACTGGCAGAACCTGAATGGCATGTGGGATTATGCCATCACCAGTGCTGCAGCCAGTCAGCCTTCTTCCTTCGAGGGCCGGATACTGGTGCCATTCCCGCTGGAATCGGCCCTGTCGGGCGTGAAGCGCTTGCTTCAGCCGGATCAGCGGCTCTGGTATCGTCGTAGTTTTCAGATAACGCCAGCCGCCGGCGAAAAGGTATTGCTGCACTTCGGGGCGGTCGACTGGCAGGCCCAGGTATTTATTAATGGAAAAGAAGCCGGTGCTCATACCGGTGGGTATACTGCTTTTACACTGGATATCACGCCGGTGCTCAAAACCGGCGAAAATGTGCTGGTGCTGAAAGTCTATGATCCCTCCGATAAAGGGATCGGGCCACATGGCAAACAGGTACTCAACCCCGCCGATATTTATTACACTCCCAGCTCCGGTATCTGGCAAACAGTGTGGCTGGAAAGGGTACCGGCAGATTATATCAGCGACTTCGATATGGTGCCGGACATCGACAAAGGCGTATTGCACCTTACCGTAAATGCGCCGGCCGGTTACGAGGTGACTGCCATCGCGCAAAAAGATGGCAACGCCGTAGCTGAAAGCAAAGGCAAAACCAAAGCGCCCCTGCAACTCAAACTGAACAATCCGGAGCTATGGTCGCCCGGCCATCCGTTTCTATACGATCTGACCATTCGCCTGCGGAAAGGGAATAAAGTAGTGGATGAAGTAAAGAGCTACTTTGGTATGCGGAAGATTGCTGTTGCGAAAGATGAAAAAGGAGTGGACCGCATCTTTCTGAATAACAAGCCCTATTTCAATCTGGGTACGCTGGATCAGGGTTTCTGGCCCGACGGTTTGTACACGGCGCCCACTGACGAAGCCCTGGCATTCGATATCAGGGCCATCCGGGGAATGGGTTTCAATACCATCCGCAAGCACATCAAGGTGGAGCCGGACAGGTGGTATTACTGGGCCGATAAACTGGGCATCCTCGTGTGGCAGGATATGGTGAGCCCCAACCACCATTTGCCGGAAGGCGCCAAAGCAGTCTTCGAACAGCAATGCAGGGAAACAATAGCCCAGTTGCGCAACCATCCCTGTGTGACTACCTGGGTGCTCTTTAATGAAAAGTGGGGCCAGTTCGATCAGCAACGGCTAACGGAATGGATAAAGCGAACAGACCCCTCCCGCCTCGTGAACGGTCATTCGGGCGAGTTCCTGTATGTAAACGACCGGCTCCGTAGTCCCAGTCCGAATGCCTATGTTGGCGCTGATATGACCGATGTGCACAGCTATCCTAATCCGATGAATGCGATACGCATGCCGGGTAAAGCCCGCGTCCTGGGCGAGTTTGGCGGTATCGGCGTATTCATTCCGGAACATCAGTGGAATACCAGCAGCGCCTGGGGCTATATCCAGGAAAAGCCCGGTGCATTGAAAGCGAAGTACGCCGTCATGAACCAGCATCTTCAATTGCTGCAGCGGCAGGGACTTTCGGCCAGTATCTACACACAACCCTTCGACGTAGAAGGCGAACAAAACGGCTTGCTGACCTACGACAGGGAAGTGATCAAGATTCCCTTTGCTGAGATCAGGAAAATCCATGCTCCCCTGAACCCCGATATGGGAGAGGCTCCGGAGCTTTCGGTACGGGATGCAGACCTCACCGACCCCGTAGCCCAATACAGCGATATGCTGCAGCAATACATCGATGGAAAACGAACACCTGATTTCCTGAAAGAACTGGCCATGAGGGCTATTCAGGCCGGCGATAAAGAAGGGGCTGCCACTGTTGGCAACGACTACGTGGCATTAATGAAAGCACCTTATTCAGAAGATGATCTGCGGTATGTGATGCTGGTGACAGGCCGCGTTTCCGATACCGGCTTTAGTATCATCAGCAACAATAGGGAAGCGATCGATAAGGCGATGGGGCCGCGGCAATCGACCATCAAAATGATGAATGTCATCTATCAGGATCTGATCGCTCCGGGCATTCCCGAAAGGGGGGCAGACCCTGACTGGGAAAGTATCGGCAGCCTGGTAAAGCCTTATGGTGCACCCGGTGAGGAAATTTTTCTTCGGGCAAAAACGATCTTTCTGCTGAATAAGCAGGATAAGGCCGGGTTCCGGCCGGTTGCTAAGGAATACCTCGATAAATACGGGCAGTTTGTAAAGCTCGATGAGAAAAAGAAGCTGGAAGAGTTTATGAACTGA
- a CDS encoding glycosyltransferase family 87 protein, which yields MQRLTVRNRWEAICKAISNIPVKYLFGLFLLMAVAVSIHSWYSSKDMPLELSDWTRYNNFVIFKRSFFHLIHQQDLYLYYPCEYFDLYKYSPSFALWMGLFAWMPDLPALICWNLMNVAVFIMAMKVLPIKNKKLPVMLLFLAIDMMIALTSSQINVLMAGVFILAWYCMENKKIWLAALLLVFTVYIKIFGVVAMSLFLLYPQRWKSALYTIFWAAVIAVMPLVVVSWDQLMFLYKSWAHLLTHDYSVSYGVSVMGWWHTWFHLTFNKQLFVLTAAVIFMLPFIPILYKKEKQYNLSMLASVLIWVVIFNHKGESPTYIIALTGVAIWYFTQDRPSGLDTALVVLTLVFTSFSSTDLITPYWIARNYVEPYAVKAVFCSIVWLKIVLEPFFVKQEVPAVSSDLSENIRLGHQKLEPTS from the coding sequence ATGCAAAGGTTAACCGTGAGGAACCGTTGGGAGGCGATTTGTAAAGCTATCAGCAATATTCCTGTTAAGTATTTATTTGGTTTGTTCCTGTTAATGGCGGTGGCCGTATCCATTCATTCCTGGTATTCGTCTAAAGACATGCCACTGGAGCTGTCGGACTGGACCCGTTATAACAACTTCGTTATTTTCAAGCGGTCTTTTTTCCACCTGATTCATCAGCAGGATCTGTACCTCTATTATCCCTGCGAGTATTTCGATCTCTATAAGTATAGTCCTTCTTTTGCCTTGTGGATGGGGCTTTTCGCCTGGATGCCGGATCTGCCGGCGCTGATCTGCTGGAACCTGATGAACGTAGCGGTGTTCATCATGGCAATGAAGGTGTTGCCTATAAAGAACAAAAAGTTGCCGGTGATGCTGTTGTTCCTGGCAATTGATATGATGATAGCGCTCACCAGTTCCCAGATCAATGTGCTCATGGCGGGTGTATTCATACTGGCCTGGTATTGCATGGAGAATAAAAAAATATGGCTGGCCGCGCTGTTGCTGGTGTTTACGGTATATATCAAGATATTCGGGGTAGTGGCAATGTCGTTGTTCCTGTTGTATCCTCAGCGCTGGAAATCGGCCTTATATACAATATTCTGGGCGGCTGTTATCGCGGTAATGCCGCTGGTAGTAGTATCCTGGGATCAGCTGATGTTCCTTTACAAAAGCTGGGCGCATCTGCTGACGCATGATTACTCTGTTTCCTATGGCGTATCTGTGATGGGCTGGTGGCATACCTGGTTCCACCTGACCTTTAACAAACAACTCTTTGTATTGACGGCAGCCGTTATATTCATGCTGCCCTTCATTCCGATCCTCTATAAAAAAGAAAAGCAGTACAACCTGAGCATGCTTGCGTCTGTACTGATCTGGGTGGTGATATTCAATCACAAGGGGGAATCGCCTACTTACATTATTGCATTAACCGGCGTAGCGATCTGGTACTTTACGCAGGATAGGCCGTCGGGATTGGATACGGCGCTGGTGGTACTTACACTGGTATTCACTTCCTTCTCTTCTACCGACCTGATCACGCCGTATTGGATCGCCAGGAATTATGTGGAGCCCTATGCGGTAAAAGCAGTGTTCTGCTCCATCGTCTGGCTGAAGATAGTGCTGGAGCCGTTCTTCGTGAAGCAGGAAGTACCTGCTGTTTCCAGCGACCTAAGCGAAAATATCCGCCTAGGTCACCAGAAGCTGGAGCCTACCAGCTAG
- a CDS encoding PhnA domain-containing protein codes for MKLNELLAQRSNGHCELCEAATNLSIYEVPPQTYTDEDNCIMICDTCKAQIEKKAELDNQHWQCLTTSMWSEVPGVQVVSWRMLNRLRNESWAADSLDMIYLNDEALAWAKATGDHESDGSVELHRDCNGQQLLNGDTVVLTKSLDVKGSTLNAKLGTVVKNIRLVPDNTEQIEGKIEGQTIVILTKYLRKQQ; via the coding sequence ATGAAGCTGAACGAACTATTAGCCCAAAGAAGCAACGGGCATTGCGAATTATGCGAGGCGGCAACCAATCTGAGCATCTACGAAGTTCCGCCACAAACCTATACAGATGAGGACAACTGTATCATGATCTGTGATACCTGTAAAGCCCAGATTGAGAAAAAAGCCGAACTGGACAATCAGCACTGGCAATGCCTCACCACCTCCATGTGGAGCGAAGTTCCGGGCGTACAGGTAGTATCCTGGCGAATGCTCAACCGTTTACGCAACGAAAGCTGGGCGGCCGACAGCCTGGATATGATTTACCTGAACGATGAAGCACTGGCCTGGGCCAAAGCTACCGGCGATCATGAAAGCGATGGCTCCGTAGAACTGCACCGCGATTGTAACGGCCAGCAACTCCTGAACGGCGACACGGTAGTCCTCACCAAATCGCTGGATGTAAAAGGATCTACCCTGAATGCCAAATTAGGTACCGTCGTGAAAAATATCCGCCTGGTACCAGATAATACCGAACAGATCGAAGGAAAGATAGAAGGACAAACAATTGTCATCCTCACAAAATATTTACGGAAACAACAATAA
- a CDS encoding MBOAT family O-acyltransferase — protein MLFNSINFAIFLPIVFILYWFVTNRSLKAQNFLLLVASYFFYACWDYRFLFLLIFSTLLDYFTGIKMSEARSEGAKKGWFWLSVCINLGFLGVFKYFNFFAGSFADAMGLLGVQVHPWVLQVVLPVGISFYTFHGLSYVIDIYKNRIQPERNFVVYSVFVSFFPLLVAGPIERATHLLPQIKRERVFSYPQAVDGFRQILWGMFKKVVIADNCAYYANLIFNNYQHYSGSTLLMGALFFTFQIYCDFSGYSDIALGTAKLFGIDLLRNFAYPYFSRDIAEFWRRWHISLSSWFRDYLYIPLGGSKGSTWMKVRNTFIIFLVSGFWHGANWTFIVWGALNALYIMPLVIFNRNRNNLEIVAQGRMLPGLREILQMLVTFTLTTFAWIVFRSENISQAYHYISGIFSRSLFKQPELMPIKEIVLISIFMIIEWMGREQPYAIARLGFRRPRVFRWAVYYVILFCIFYFAGTDQQFIYFQF, from the coding sequence ATGCTTTTCAACTCAATTAATTTTGCCATCTTTCTGCCAATTGTGTTCATATTGTATTGGTTTGTTACCAATAGAAGCCTGAAGGCGCAAAATTTCCTGTTGCTGGTAGCCAGCTATTTCTTTTATGCCTGCTGGGATTACCGTTTTCTGTTTCTGCTGATCTTTTCTACATTGCTGGATTACTTTACAGGGATTAAGATGTCGGAAGCCCGGAGTGAGGGCGCTAAGAAAGGATGGTTCTGGCTGAGCGTGTGTATCAACCTCGGGTTCCTCGGCGTATTCAAGTATTTTAATTTCTTCGCCGGCTCTTTTGCCGATGCGATGGGCCTTTTGGGGGTACAGGTTCATCCCTGGGTGTTGCAGGTAGTGCTGCCGGTGGGGATCTCTTTTTATACTTTTCACGGACTGTCGTATGTGATAGATATTTATAAAAACAGGATACAGCCCGAGCGTAATTTTGTGGTGTACTCTGTTTTCGTCAGCTTCTTTCCGTTGCTGGTAGCCGGACCTATTGAGCGTGCCACTCACCTGCTGCCGCAGATCAAGCGGGAAAGGGTGTTCAGCTATCCTCAGGCGGTAGATGGTTTCCGGCAAATATTGTGGGGCATGTTCAAGAAAGTGGTGATTGCCGACAACTGTGCTTATTATGCCAATCTTATCTTCAATAATTATCAGCACTATTCCGGCAGTACGCTGTTGATGGGAGCGTTATTCTTTACGTTCCAGATCTACTGCGACTTTTCCGGTTACTCTGATATTGCGTTAGGTACAGCAAAGCTGTTCGGCATCGACCTGCTGCGTAATTTTGCCTATCCGTATTTCTCCAGGGATATAGCAGAATTCTGGCGACGCTGGCATATTTCGTTATCGTCGTGGTTCCGGGATTACCTTTACATTCCGTTGGGAGGCAGCAAGGGCAGCACCTGGATGAAGGTCAGGAATACCTTTATCATTTTCCTGGTCAGTGGTTTCTGGCACGGCGCTAACTGGACCTTCATTGTATGGGGGGCATTAAATGCGCTGTATATCATGCCACTGGTGATCTTCAACAGGAACCGCAACAACCTGGAAATAGTGGCGCAGGGCAGAATGCTGCCAGGTTTACGGGAGATATTACAAATGCTGGTGACATTCACCCTAACGACCTTTGCCTGGATTGTTTTCCGTTCGGAAAACATCTCACAGGCATACCACTATATCAGCGGCATCTTTTCGCGTTCCTTATTCAAACAGCCGGAACTGATGCCCATCAAGGAGATCGTGCTGATCAGCATATTCATGATTATTGAGTGGATGGGGAGGGAACAACCTTATGCTATTGCCCGGCTGGGCTTCCGCAGGCCCCGGGTATTCCGC